Proteins from a genomic interval of Zingiber officinale cultivar Zhangliang chromosome 2A, Zo_v1.1, whole genome shotgun sequence:
- the LOC122042357 gene encoding probable methyltransferase At1g27930, with product MKRAVPQRALWLATAAAILVAGAILLSNFLRNADRGLVCPFPPVFSHISSGSSGDVKGELAEALLYYVTTPQIPQQSRAEIQLTFDVLRRRSPCNFLVFGLGRDSQMWAALNAGGTTVFLEEDKEWYELVLKDNPFLRAHYVKYRTRLDEAGKLLTGYRAEPECRPGQADGIAGLQHNGGCPLALVGLPQEIYEREWDVVMIDAPKGYFPSAPGRMAAIYSAAVMGRGRRGEGETDVFLHDVDRKVEKAFGLEFLCQKNRVGATGRLWHFRIPKARANETTSGTTFC from the coding sequence ATGAAAAGGGCGGTGCCGCAGCGAGCCTTGTGGCTGGCGACGGCTGCGGCCATCCTCGTCGCCGGCGCCATCCTGCTCTCCAACTTCCTACGCAACGCTGATCGCGGCCTCGTCTGCCCGTTTCCACCTGTCTTCTCGCATATTTCCTCCGGCAGCAGCGGCGACGTCAAGGGTGAGCTAGCGGAGGCCTTGCTCTACTACGTCACCACGCCTCAGATTCCGCAACAGTCGCGGGCGGAGATCCAACTCACATTCGACGTTCTTCGCAGACGTTCACCTTGCAACTTCTTGGTCTTCGGGCTCGGCCGCGACTCTCAGATGTGGGCCGCGCTCAACGCTGGTGGCACCACTGTGTTCCTGGAAGAGGACAAGGAGTGGTACGAGCTAGTGCTCAAGGATAACCCTTTCCTGCGGGCGCACTACGTCAAGTACCGCACCCGGCTTGACGAGGCGGGCAAGCTGCTGACGGGCTACCGAGCGGAGCCCGAGTGCCGGCCGGGGCAGGCGGATGGCATCGCTGGGCTCCAGCACAACGGCGGGTGCCCTCTGGCACTGGTAGGGCTTCCGCAGGAGATCTACGAGCGGGAGTGGGACGTAGTGATGATCGACGCGCCGAAGGGGTATTTCCCGTCGGCGCCAGGGAGGATGGCGGCAATCTACTCGGCGGCGGTGATGGGGCGAGGAAGGAGGGGGGAGGGGGAGACCGATGTGTTCCTCCACGATGTCGACCGGAAGGTGGAGAAAGCTTTCGGCTTGGAGTTCCTGTGCCAGAAGAATAGAGTTGGAGCCACCGGACGTCTGTGGCACTTCCGGATTCCGAAGGCGAGAGCCAATGAGACCACCTCCGGAACTACCTTCTGTTGA